Part of the Quercus lobata isolate SW786 chromosome 6, ValleyOak3.0 Primary Assembly, whole genome shotgun sequence genome, atccttgagagacattttaccaaaaccttattctcaccatattcatcactgtgagagggctgtttggttttctgggaagcagttaggaaggagccaatctacattggttgatgctacggtctagtagcggaatcctggaagctagaaaagaaaaaggttcggcgcaacctcgttagaataagaaacttggagggcttaagtgcactgggtagattaggcttggagggtctattgctgtccatgtatcccaactacattttctagtggattgtttaccgcttggagggcggcgaagaggttttacatcgagggcttcggtttcctcttcgataacacatcgcgtgttgtctttgtgtttgcatcttcctttccttttatctttgtcttttattatctgctgtggtttgtgattttaatttggcttagatagttcatccaattctatattatagcttatgttcattttctgcacactagttgtttgacataaatcttgaattggttaatttgtaatttgggggtctaaacgttcaagtgtgtttatacacatatttgaattttcaattggtatcagagcgggtacacttgttgtggtttaaattcctaagtgtgatccttgaccccttgtatTTATTtaccatggattgtgctttgtatgcctctttgtatgCTTTGGTTGGtaatgaatgtaacatgccacgtgtttgtgaaaatgcctctatgagtgttaattctcataagtgtgatgacatgtcatttgaatctatgggtgctgttgacaaactcttgaaaataaatgctaagaagtttcaaaagaatttgagcaagttattttgtgaaaatgatgatttgattgctaaactcaatgaatccaacaaattggttgagaaatataaaaaatttgctgaaatttctcttgaaaagctgaaagagtttgaatgtttgaatatggacttggatgctaaacatgttttgtctaacaaacttgttgatgatcttaaatgtgaaaatgaatctcttaagatgcatgccaagtgtttgattgctgaacctattgttaaaaaggaagaaaatatttgttgcaatcatgttgtggtacccgattttgtacctagtgtgtgttctaccttaaaggacaaatcagtgtacattcctccacataaaagaaatcaaatggtggagagaaaggctgttaagtcaaagcctctgtttaggtctcaacTTAAGGTTTTAAATGggtctaagtttgttccaacttgccaccattgcggtgtgatcggtcaaataagacctcaatgctccaagttgaaaagggaacaaaacaatgttgctagatctcttcctaaaaagcctagtagacctaaacgcattgtttgtcaccattgtggtgcctttggtcatctaagacctcaatgctctaagtttcatgcttttaaaagaattaaaagaaaagagaaacttgagcttcatggaaattgtgctaaaaagagtaaaccggttttgagtgaaaataacatgttgttaaagaaaatgtttaatactcttaactccttgactatgtgcatctccggttctcattcttccaaccctcgtctcgcttctcttgagacactcattccaaacaatcgttacgtttggatgaggaaaggttcatatggttgagcttttgctctttttggtccttgatctaattctttcgatctttataggacccttcatgcattaaatgtcatattttcatgcattttgtgcatcttgcattttttttacattattttgtttttgatcttacttttatatttcagttttgtgtgagtaaaaaatccaaaaccacataaaaagtgaaaaatttaaaaagtttgatcatatatgtttgagcacatatcacatgtgagtttggccttgtacctttgtacaaatggctttgtgcttttacgagcttagcttgttatttttgcatttatatctttgtgggaaaaatcttgacatctttgtgtgattgttgtaaatcaatcttcaagcttgtcatgaatgattagtcaatagtcatgttggttttgatacttgcatagacttgtgcttatatctcttcccactcttttatttttattgcttaaagagctcaataaatgtaaatctcaaaatgaaaagagataatgaacTGCAAAAAccgtcgcatatactagtatttgattaggaaaaagggaaagcgacttgtattgaaaatgtttgatgcccaaaagccaaaggcttgttcatcaaattgaaatatcaaaaatttcaggcatcaatctcaaaaatgagatgtattgctcaaaatgagttgtattgattcaaaatgatcaaatgatatgaattgtaagaagccaaatgaaaagcttcaatcttatgtaatcattttcttgtgggaggtcatatatgttcatttctataattgagatagaccacttgacttagtactagttgtgtatgacttgattgaattgatcattgaagcttcactctagactaaggactattccacatttgatacacacacacaacacacatgcctaatgttcaataaatatcttattcatttgttagattgtacttgtctaaatgtgatatGTGtcatatatggttcaatccaaaaagttttttgatcattttatatgtttttggaagtgatttttatcactctttgtgttcttctttagtgtttactttgtttttcattgtttaaccatgttctgtattgaaaaacaggtgtcagagttttttgtggctcagctggcgactcgccagtcgcgaaaccccaatcgcgagttcatccagaagcttttggcgacTCATTCGTGgcttgctcgcgactcactcgcgactcgcaaaaattttcgcgactgaaactCGCGACTCGAGGCTTGCTTGCGACTTactcgcgactcgcgaaaattttcgcaaCTGAACCTCGTGACTCGCCCAGTCGCGAAACGCCcagaaatagctttttaaagggtttttttgtaggaaacttgttttaaacctctcccatcctctctaaaacccttctttcaatatttttacatcaaaacccaaccaatttgaatgatttttcattccattaacatttctaaggtaattataaattcttttcattaattttgatccttggattatgttttggagagttttgtactcttggttgagatttttatcataggggttgggaaaacttaatttttatcaaatttcttcatgggattggtttcttttgttgatttgcattggatgttggcccatTGTGGCAGAaaaaacatgtattaagggtggatttcatgatgttcatgcattgtttcacattattgttcatagtgtgcatgctaggtgtttgataaaatgcctcttagacattttctcgcttgtttatactctgatgagtaccaaacttcggggtttctcatgtttcctcattaagaacatgtttggttcattggttgtgtatttaacacaccttgccccacatgtgcatttttcatgtattggtcatgcattgcacttagccacctcttgcacacacctttgctacccttgtcatgcattggtctagaccttgcttcttcatcctagcatgtcatgtctacCTTATGCTCTGTAGCATTTTACATTGTCTTAGgcttgagcttcattttctcattcttctcgcacccctcatgcattaatagcattgttcgtaccttcatctcttgtctcgtttctccttgaccctttgtctattcctgacaaaaagggggagtgtatactctagagagtatacccgagtgttttgtcatttctatataactcttgtgcacatccttagggggagaaattctatttctcatgcacatttatagggggagatgcatataccaagggggagaagacattgagataataagaaaactttgttctgtttgttttcttgttggctttatggtgctttgagttatgctttgtggttctcattgcatcatgtttttgttttggacataTATgtatccctatgctattgtgcttcattgaatgcatgttcggatgatcattttcTTTGCTATGTAATCATtgttgtcatttctatatgactgttttggtgtttgatcaagttgctcacatgtttctcatcatgtttacttgatcgtaatttatttgttacattatatttgtccttttattacttgctttaccttaagggtctaatgtgtttttgtgcaagtgtttcaggttacaagtatatatgttccaagtgcatcacaacttctcatcactttgaaggggagaaactttaagcacttttagcttatattgtttaagtttatattcagtattttgtggtttgtacccatgttgcttatgtaagcttttagggttatgtttttatgcatattctgtaggctttatggtttgcaccttgcttagtgcagccttttatgctttgtttaaatcagtacttctatctaaatgtcttgcattttattttaagtattgtcactcttgtgcccttataggattgttcctagatgcatatacttagtgtattatgcattggttaagtgttgggcatacaagtatcttgctttgttcttgttaacttgtatgttcaagtgttcattccaagtgtgaatgagcactacaatcactaccttgtggtaatcacttggttgatcaagccatgatttgaatcttcacttcatctttgcttgatcaccttaagcttgtttcatatgcatttcaagcTTTTCTGcctacaatgatcatggtgtattgttgtgtttcaggagtttcatgatcttatgattcaagtgcttcacagcttctagagttaggtgtgagtgagttttgttcaactgttcccaactcacatgttaagtatagagtctgttttagggttttgtcacggaatagccaaagggggagattgtaaggttgaatttaatcaatcattttattggctttattccgtaccaaatttgcttgtatttcagcatttagtaaccttgtatttaggtgggtttgttgtaagggtagtgagtgagatagagtgttgattgctcaagagtgtgcaagaaaacagagactcgcggcttgttctcgcgggtggctcgcggcttcaagccgccagaaggtgaacagtcatgctagctggagcactacaggacaaaacaggacaactggccatacggttatcccgcgactggatctcgcgactcagtcaagtcgcgaggtcaagccgcaagccacccctgttttgtaaaacctaacgtttcacattcctcactcactctagtataaatactccttatacccacaaatgaaagagagcttccagagagaattttgagagagaaaccctaaagaaaaacaagattgattcacctacaatctatacattagagtctcttcaaattcctcaactctcttcctctccattgtcaaatccttgagaggcattttaccaaaaccttgttctcaccatattcatcactgtgagagggctgtttggttttctaggaagcagttaggaaggagccaatctacattggttgatgttacggtctagtagcggaatccaggaagctagaaaagaaaaaggttcggcgcaacctcgttggaacaagaaacttggagggcttaggtgcactgggtaaattaggcttagagggtctattgctgtccatgtatcccaactacattttctagtggattgtttaccgcttggagggcggcgaagaggttttacgccgagggcttcggtttcctcttcgataacacatcgcgtgttgtctttgtgtttgcatcttccttcccttttatctttaccttttattatctgctgtgggttgtgattttaatttggcttagatagttcatccaattctatattataacttatgttcattttccacacactagttATTTGACATAAatcttgaattggttaatttgtaatttaggggtctaaacgttcaaaggtgtttatacacatatttgaactttcagttttAGATGTGTACTCTTTGCCTTATGAATTCAACACCTCAACTAAATCTATTCCAGGTTTTGTCACTGTATAAACTACAGGGCATTGTTTTTCTGATGGAAAGCAAGATTTTGAAAGGTGCAAATTAATTATGAAGACCCAGGATTGTTTCAGGCACTCTAAAGATTGCCTTGATTGAACTGAGTTTGGCTTAATGGTTGAGGatttaaaaatgataatggATAACTTCCTCGTAGCGTCTTTGCTTGAAATTAAGAGAGCCCCTGTAATATGTACGTGTACGTATGACAACTGTTGTTTactattttagaaatatttgaatttattttacagtattatttatttaggaCAATTTTTAATTCTAAGTGGGGAATGTGTAAATTACtgaaaaaattgttgttgttgtaaggTGAATTGTAGAATTTTGTcaccaaaaaagacaaatttggATGTTATTGCACGTGCGAAGCAATACCATTTACCAAGTGAGAGTTATGACATGTGTCACAATGCACCGTATTATGATGTGACCATCCATGACAAATATACACTAACAATTTGATGCTCCTAGAGAATGTAATTCCTTGAATCAAGCTTGATAGTCATTAGATTTGAcattgatggtttttagaccccttaaaaacacaattggattaacctagataattagccaagttgttacttagtccaaattcgaAATCTaagttatcacaatcaaacaatcatatcatgcaaagcagtgaaaagataaataacacaatgatatgattacccaggaaaccaaaccggtaaaaacctgaggaagatttaacctaactatccttaaggtaaacctgaatccactatgaaagaattaaagttgttcaacaggacttagacccCTAACATGCAAGTTCCGAAACCACGggctccttctttcttggattctccagcaagtacaagcacacccgcttgtgtttctttaagttcttatggcagcaactgaatgatcatcaagctcttgaagaaatctccttcttgataatcctaaacttgtgtaaaggaaatctcttcacagatctcacaagaaatttacataaacagcaatatgaacaacactaaaacgtggctagggtttgccttttatacctagggcaaattagaaaaccctaaacgttttaaaacaaactaaggttgagttggaattctgcagaaaacacCTCAgacccgattttcgattgatcgagcttaagcttcgatcgatcgaactaggCTGAGAAGCTTAAATAACTTCTGAAACAgtttattccaactttacataaatgaaccaactttgagcacgTCTAAACACGACTCAACAActtgttttgattatggtttgccaacaatacacattagaattctaaatacataaaatcctaagtttttagaacctaacagacaggttaaataataagaagaaaggTGCAGAGTGTTTAAATTTGCAGTGGCATTTGAAGTAGAATTTACAGATTTAGAATTCTTTGATATCATGTGAAAAACATGGCAGGATCATTGTTTGGTAATATCGAAACATTAATATACTAGAATACATTGATATTGAAATACTCCAATATTATAGACAACCCAAAACAACGGTCAAAACGAAATACAAGACTTTGATTAGAACCCCGCCTGTCATGGTTAAGACTAGAGAGCTTAATTTACttacaaatttttgttcaaatgatACAATGACCAATTATCTAGTAGAATTTGTAGTTAGACTTTGaaagtttcatttttattttcttaaactattaaaaatatttcattatctatctttaaacttaaaaaattcggccaaaatggcccattagcattaatttttgaaatatttagcaacagagcactgtttcgaaaataattagggaaataccactttttcgggccttatagcggcgttttcctgcaaaatttttttataagtcccataacaggttcaaggggccctatagtggcgtttttaagccctatagtgacgtttttgggacctatagcggcattttcttgcaaaatttttttataagtcccataacaggttcaaggggccctatagtggcgtttttaagccctatagtgacgtttttgggccctatagcggcgttttcctgcaaaaaaaatttttataagtccccataacaggttcaaggggccctatagtgacatttttttaagccctatagtgacgttttcgggccctatagcggcgttttcggaaaaagtggtattttcctaattatttccgaaacagtgctctgttgctaaatatttcaaaaattaatgctaatgggccattttggcctaaaaaattccccttttatttcatttttatagaattgtttatctttttttcactgctaaactattgaaaaaattatttagaaagttaagagaaaaaaagaatttcatacaaattttagaaacaaaaataatattttaactttaTAGTGACGAAAGAAAACACTATATTACATGTATTGTTGTCCTCACTGGTCCTAGTCAAATTAAATCTTTCAACAAAAACatccatatatattattttatttattacacaTTATATGAAAGTTTGAAGGACAGGCTTTCGGTAGAGACACCAGCAAAACATAATAAATTCAACACCACCCCatccaaccaaaaaaaccaTGGAACATTggaacaataaaagaaaattaattgagACACAAAGCTATTTCTTCAAGGCTTGGTAGCAGCCAAGGTGTTTCCAATGTCAATGACAAACCTGTATCTAACATCATTCTTAGCAAGACGCTCCATTGCGGTGTTCACATAATCCATTGAAACAACCTCAATGTCTGCCGTGATGCCATGTTTTGCTGCAAAGTCAATCATCTCTTGCGTCTCTTTCATTCCTCCAATGCCACTCCCGGCAACCATCTTCCTTCctgaatttttttccaaatctcAGTAACTCTCTTaactaataatgaaaaatctaaacaaaattcTAATTAAGAGTAATCTTAATGGATAGAATTATTGGATAATCTTAAGATGGGGAAATTAAAACTTCTCTCCACCCTTTCCTCTAAGGCCAAAACTTATAAAACAGTAAAGTAAAGAAATAAGAACAAGTAATACTAGtgatattataattaattcAGACCACCGCACATCCTTAGCAtaatagtcactccacaagtataagtatttgtaGGGTGAGAGGGGTAAGGACTGGGGTTCAAGTTTCTAGAAAGGAACTTCATATAcgtatacacttaaattaggttagagtagaattttatcttatataaaaaaaatgaataaatgaataattcgacatttatttatttattttattagcgAAATGATactaatcacatttattattatctcaatttttacccttttttttcttgtaaaaatgGTAGAAAAAGCCTTTGCATTTTTTCAGATGAAAAGTTGCAAAGcacaaaaaatggaaataatgGAAAATTTATCATGGTCTTAAATTCTTAATAAGCAATTACCCGTAAGCAACGGAAACACAGGTAGCTCAAGTGGCTTGTCCGGTACACCCACCATGACAAGCGTTCCATGGGACTTCAATAGACCAAGCAATGGTAAAATGGGGTGCACTGCAGAAACAGTATCAATAATACCATCCATTGTGTTCATGGCAGCCTGCACAAATTTAATATGTATCCATCATCGACACCCAATATCTCAAAGTACAACCATTATGAGCATGAGTTTAAAAGATAGAAAGTAATATAAGCTAAAAATATACCTGAATTTGGTCTGGATCACGGCTAACCAAAAAAGAATCAGCACCAAGATGTTCCAAAGCTTCATCCTTCTTGCTAGGTGAGGTACTAATTACAGTCACTTTTGCCCCAAAAGCCTTGggcaaaatggcccattaccatcaattttcaaaataatttgcCCAGAAACACTGTTTCCCAACAATATAggaatctaccactttttctggtactcgagcttggtgagctcgagtaccatgTTTTCTTAATCCACCCTGGCCTGCTGACATGTGAGGTACACAGCCCTAAAAACACACTATTATCTCTCACTTCTCACTCTCACCTACCCAGAacacactctcactctcactctcacttacACCTAAACATACAAACCCCA contains:
- the LOC115950211 gene encoding probable mannitol dehydrogenase; translated protein: MPTGFLPPMAFGAKVTVISTSPSKKDEALEHLGADSFLVSRDPDQIQAAMNTMDGIIDTVSAVHPILPLLGLLKSHGTLVMVGVPDKPLELPVFPLLTGRKMVAGSGIGGMKETQEMIDFAAKHGITADIEVVSMDYVNTAMERLAKNDVRYRFVIDIGNTLAATKP